A portion of the Streptomyces sp. NBC_01335 genome contains these proteins:
- a CDS encoding DUF397 domain-containing protein: MNVHVTRGGSDTGLHWFKSSHSGAEGGDCLEVAASPGTVHVRDSKQHTGSTLTLAPDAWATFVAEAARD; encoded by the coding sequence ATGAACGTCCACGTCACCAGGGGCGGTTCCGACACAGGGCTGCACTGGTTCAAGAGCAGCCACAGCGGCGCCGAAGGCGGAGACTGCCTGGAGGTGGCGGCCTCTCCCGGCACCGTCCATGTACGCGACTCCAAGCAGCACACCGGGTCTACCCTCACCCTGGCCCCGGACGCCTGGGCCACGTTCGTCGCGGAAGCCGCGCGCGACTGA
- the aceB gene encoding malate synthase A, whose amino-acid sequence MSAPVPSPLVVVDAEPLPRQEEVLTDAALAFVAELHRRFTPRRDELLARRAERRAEIARTSTLDFLPGTAGVRADDSWRVAPAPPALEDRRVEITGPTDRKMTINALNSGARIWLADFEDASAPTWENVVLGQLNLIDAYERRIDFTDPKSQKTYALRPAEELATVVTRPRGWHLDERHLQLDGTPVPGALVDFGLYFFHNAERLIRLGKGPYFYLPKTESHLEARLWNDVFVFAQEYTGIPQGTVRATVLIETITAAYEMEEILYELRDHASGLNAGRWDYLFSIVKNFRDGGTKFVLPDRNAVTMTAPFMRAYTELLVRTCHKRGAHAIGGMAAFIPSRRDAEANKVAFEKVKADKDREAADGFDGSWVAHPDLVPIALASFDAVLGEKPNQKDRLREDVSVAAGDLIAVDSLDARPTYDGWRNAVAVGIRYIEAWLRGTGAVAIFGLMEDAATAEISRSQIWQWINADVVFENGEHATADLARKVAAEELAAVRAEIGEEAFAAGRWQQAHDLLLQVALDTDYTDFLTLPAYEQLR is encoded by the coding sequence ATGTCCGCACCGGTGCCGTCCCCGCTGGTCGTCGTCGACGCCGAGCCCCTGCCCCGGCAGGAGGAGGTGCTGACCGACGCGGCCCTCGCGTTCGTGGCCGAGCTGCACCGGCGGTTCACGCCCCGCCGCGACGAGCTCCTCGCCCGCCGGGCGGAGCGCCGCGCGGAGATCGCCCGCACCTCCACCCTGGACTTCCTGCCCGGGACGGCCGGCGTCCGCGCCGACGACTCCTGGCGGGTGGCGCCCGCCCCGCCGGCGCTGGAGGACCGCCGGGTGGAGATCACGGGGCCGACCGACCGGAAGATGACGATCAACGCGCTCAACTCCGGCGCCCGGATCTGGCTCGCCGACTTCGAGGATGCCTCGGCCCCCACCTGGGAGAACGTCGTCCTCGGGCAGCTCAACCTGATCGACGCCTACGAGCGCCGCATCGACTTCACCGACCCGAAGTCCCAGAAGACGTACGCCCTGCGGCCCGCCGAGGAGCTGGCGACCGTCGTCACCCGGCCGCGCGGCTGGCACCTGGACGAGCGCCACCTCCAGCTCGACGGAACCCCGGTCCCCGGCGCGCTGGTCGACTTCGGCCTGTACTTCTTCCACAACGCCGAGCGGCTGATCCGACTCGGCAAGGGCCCGTACTTCTACCTCCCGAAGACGGAGTCCCACCTGGAGGCCCGCCTCTGGAACGACGTCTTCGTCTTCGCCCAGGAGTACACCGGCATCCCGCAGGGCACCGTCCGCGCGACCGTCCTCATCGAGACGATCACCGCCGCCTACGAAATGGAGGAGATCCTCTACGAGTTGCGCGACCACGCTTCCGGGCTCAACGCGGGACGCTGGGACTATCTCTTCTCCATCGTCAAGAACTTCCGTGACGGCGGTACGAAGTTCGTCCTGCCGGACCGCAACGCGGTGACGATGACCGCCCCGTTCATGCGCGCGTACACCGAACTCCTCGTCCGCACGTGCCACAAGCGGGGCGCGCACGCCATCGGCGGGATGGCGGCCTTCATCCCCTCGCGCCGGGACGCCGAGGCCAACAAGGTCGCGTTCGAGAAGGTGAAGGCGGACAAGGACCGCGAGGCCGCCGACGGCTTCGACGGCTCCTGGGTCGCCCACCCCGACCTGGTCCCGATCGCCCTCGCCTCCTTCGACGCGGTGCTCGGCGAGAAGCCGAACCAGAAGGACCGGCTCCGCGAGGACGTCTCGGTGGCGGCGGGCGACCTGATCGCCGTCGACAGCCTGGACGCCCGCCCCACGTACGACGGCTGGCGCAACGCCGTCGCGGTCGGCATCCGTTACATCGAGGCGTGGCTGCGGGGTACGGGTGCCGTGGCCATCTTCGGCCTCATGGAGGACGCGGCCACGGCGGAGATCTCCCGCTCGCAGATCTGGCAGTGGATCAACGCGGACGTGGTCTTCGAGAACGGCGAACACGCCACCGCCGACTTGGCCCGCAAGGTCGCCGCCGAGGAACTCGCCGCCGTGCGCGCCGAGATCGGCGAGGAGGCGTTCGCGGCCGGCCGCTGGCAGCAGGCCCACGACCTGCTGCTCCAGGTGGCGCTGGACACCGACTACACGGACTTCCTCACCCTGCCCGCGTACGAGCAGCTGCGCTGA
- a CDS encoding helix-turn-helix domain-containing protein, which produces MPEEQQPHEAHESGTGILAVFGRQLKLFRTAAGPERAQLGTLTGYSASTIAAFEQGRRVPPPKFIDQADDILRAHGVLSTSKEEVARAQYPAFFRDAARIEAEAVELATYDTLVIKGLLQTEEYTRALLKERRPLLDEATIEQRVAARQARQEIFHRWPAPLLSFVMEEYVVTRGLGGREVRHGQLEHLLLIGQKRNVEIQVMPADREDNAGVDGPFTVLTPQHGEPVGYLEVQGRSTLVTERREVRALSARYGIIRAQALTPRESLAFIEKQLGEV; this is translated from the coding sequence GTGCCGGAAGAGCAGCAACCACATGAGGCGCACGAGAGCGGGACGGGCATCCTGGCCGTCTTCGGGCGCCAGTTGAAACTGTTCCGGACCGCGGCCGGTCCGGAACGGGCCCAGCTCGGAACCTTGACCGGGTACTCCGCCTCCACCATCGCCGCGTTCGAGCAGGGACGGCGCGTTCCTCCGCCGAAGTTCATCGACCAGGCGGACGACATCCTGCGGGCTCACGGTGTGCTGAGCACCAGCAAGGAGGAAGTGGCCCGGGCCCAGTACCCGGCCTTCTTCCGGGATGCCGCCCGGATCGAGGCGGAGGCGGTGGAGCTGGCCACGTACGACACTCTTGTGATCAAGGGCCTGCTTCAGACGGAGGAGTACACCCGCGCACTACTGAAGGAGCGGCGTCCGTTGCTCGACGAGGCCACGATCGAGCAGCGGGTGGCCGCAAGGCAGGCGCGCCAGGAGATCTTTCACCGATGGCCCGCGCCGCTCCTCAGCTTCGTCATGGAGGAGTACGTCGTCACCCGGGGGCTGGGAGGCCGCGAGGTGCGGCACGGGCAGTTGGAACACCTGCTGCTGATCGGGCAGAAGCGCAATGTCGAGATCCAGGTGATGCCCGCGGACCGGGAGGACAACGCAGGCGTGGACGGCCCGTTCACCGTCCTCACCCCGCAACACGGCGAGCCGGTCGGCTATCTCGAAGTGCAGGGTCGGAGCACACTGGTGACGGAGCGCAGGGAGGTCCGCGCCCTGTCGGCCCGCTATGGGATCATCCGAGCCCAGGCCCTCACCCCGCGTGAGTCCCTGGCCTTTATCGAGAAACAGCTGGGAGAGGTATGA
- a CDS encoding CU044_5270 family protein, with product MNHDDTGLPQDRCGVRELPDADAREIARLLPAPDVDALSPERHRHHKERLMNLIDSDTAEQAGNTATAPGTTRSGRPARRLLLRPAVLVPLSALTLAGVVVTTLAVAPDPDRPAASPAVGATGRGGPALLHRISAVALRTGVPAVRDDQFLYTRTTVRGADLTSGKAVVGPLEEREEWAAQDPRPLRKLGLVRTGGESFPVNAELGDTEGTAAGLSRPTYAWLGTLPTDPERLLTYLYAHTPDSPDQERAQAVFDRIGELLTAVMPAPTAAALYEAAARLPGVVEAPQAADALGRHGLGIAREDTRYGTRTEWVFDQSDLSFLGSRSYLTEDTSYGEAGTLLSSLARTGWGVVDRAGELPSKMSGGKPTEQS from the coding sequence ATGAACCACGACGACACCGGCCTGCCCCAGGACCGCTGCGGTGTCCGGGAGTTGCCGGACGCCGACGCCCGGGAGATCGCCCGGCTGCTTCCGGCCCCGGACGTCGACGCCCTCTCCCCCGAGCGGCACCGCCACCACAAGGAACGGCTCATGAACCTCATCGACAGCGACACGGCCGAACAGGCCGGTAACACCGCGACCGCCCCCGGAACCACCCGGTCCGGCCGGCCGGCCCGTCGCCTCCTCCTCCGCCCCGCCGTGCTCGTACCGCTGTCCGCGCTCACTCTCGCCGGGGTGGTGGTCACCACCCTCGCCGTCGCCCCGGACCCGGACCGGCCGGCCGCCTCACCCGCCGTCGGCGCAACCGGCCGTGGCGGCCCGGCCCTGCTGCACCGCATCTCCGCGGTGGCGCTGCGCACCGGCGTCCCGGCCGTCCGCGACGACCAGTTCCTTTACACCCGTACCACGGTCCGGGGCGCGGACCTGACCAGCGGCAAGGCGGTGGTCGGGCCGCTGGAGGAGCGCGAGGAGTGGGCCGCCCAGGACCCGCGCCCCCTGCGCAAGCTCGGCCTGGTCCGGACCGGTGGGGAGTCGTTCCCCGTCAACGCCGAGCTGGGTGACACGGAGGGCACGGCCGCCGGGCTCAGCCGGCCCACCTACGCCTGGCTCGGCACGCTCCCGACCGACCCCGAGCGGCTGCTGACGTATCTGTACGCGCACACCCCCGACTCCCCGGACCAGGAGCGCGCCCAGGCCGTCTTCGACCGGATCGGCGAGCTGCTGACCGCGGTGATGCCGGCGCCCACCGCCGCCGCCCTGTACGAGGCCGCCGCCCGGCTCCCGGGGGTCGTCGAGGCCCCGCAGGCCGCCGACGCCCTCGGGCGGCACGGGCTCGGCATCGCCCGCGAGGACACCCGTTACGGCACCCGTACCGAGTGGGTCTTCGACCAATCCGACCTCTCCTTCCTCGGTTCGCGCAGCTATCTCACCGAGGACACCTCCTACGGGGAGGCGGGAACCCTCCTGTCCAGCCTCGCGCGGACCGGCTGGGGCGTGGTCGACCGGGCGGGCGAGCTGCCGTCGAAGATGTCGGGAGGGAAACCCACCGAGCAGAGCTGA
- a CDS encoding RNA polymerase sigma factor translates to MRRRVRAGEREAFAELYEECAPRVHRHALRLTGDRSAAEDIMSETFLTAWRRRETVTEEGGPLLPWLLGIATHKCENARRGARRRVAFLARGPRPEVVPDFAPETVDRLDDTRRLRAVQDALGGMRRHEREVLSLCVWSGLDYEQAAQALGVPVGTVRSRLSRARTRLARLVEEEREPRGARGEVTGTAALAALPVREETR, encoded by the coding sequence CTGCGCCGCCGCGTACGCGCGGGTGAACGCGAGGCGTTCGCCGAGCTGTACGAGGAGTGCGCACCGCGGGTCCACCGGCACGCGCTGCGGCTGACGGGCGACCGGTCGGCCGCCGAGGACATCATGTCGGAGACCTTTCTGACCGCCTGGCGCCGACGGGAGACCGTGACGGAGGAGGGCGGTCCGCTGCTCCCCTGGCTCCTCGGCATCGCCACCCACAAGTGCGAGAACGCCCGGCGCGGAGCCCGCCGCCGCGTCGCCTTCCTCGCCCGTGGGCCGAGGCCCGAGGTGGTACCCGATTTCGCCCCGGAGACGGTGGACCGCCTCGACGACACGCGGCGGCTGCGGGCGGTCCAGGACGCGCTGGGGGGAATGCGCCGCCACGAGCGGGAGGTGCTCTCCCTGTGCGTGTGGTCCGGCCTCGACTACGAGCAGGCGGCGCAGGCCCTCGGGGTGCCGGTCGGGACGGTGCGCTCGCGCCTCTCGCGCGCCCGCACGAGACTGGCCCGGCTCGTCGAGGAGGAACGGGAACCGCGCGGCGCCCGCGGAGAGGTGACAGGTACGGCCGCACTCGCGGCCCTGCCCGTACGGGAGGAGACCCGATGA
- a CDS encoding ATP-binding protein: MNEAITPSGKMVETRTPVREFAMRFTATPRGARLSRRLVSLRLHEWGHPWASDTNDALSLIAAELTANAVRHGRVPGRDFHVRLTEAGGILRIEVTDTRGERCPSPGDLREPAGDEESGRGLLLVSRLAGRWGVLPRSGAPGKTVWAEVRGEKSPPGTV, from the coding sequence ATGAACGAAGCAATTACCCCTTCCGGGAAGATGGTTGAAACCCGCACTCCGGTACGGGAGTTCGCCATGCGCTTCACCGCGACTCCGCGCGGCGCGCGCCTCTCCCGCCGTCTCGTGTCGCTCCGGCTCCACGAGTGGGGCCACCCCTGGGCATCGGACACGAACGACGCCCTGTCCCTGATCGCCGCCGAGCTGACCGCGAACGCGGTGCGGCACGGGCGGGTGCCGGGCCGGGACTTCCACGTGCGGCTCACCGAGGCGGGCGGCATCCTGCGGATCGAGGTGACGGACACCCGTGGCGAGCGGTGTCCGTCACCCGGCGATTTGCGTGAGCCTGCCGGCGACGAGGAGTCGGGGCGGGGGCTCCTCCTCGTCTCCAGGCTCGCGGGGCGCTGGGGCGTCCTGCCCCGCTCGGGTGCGCCCGGCAAGACGGTGTGGGCGGAGGTGCGCGGGGAGAAGAGCCCGCCGGGCACGGTCTGA
- a CDS encoding nucleotidyltransferase family protein has translation MAPVPENPLVTGVLLAAGGGRRLGGRPKALLTYRGRPLIEHAIRSLRDGGCDRIVVVLGAAAEEVRARSGLAGCAVTVNPEWRGGMGGSLRAGLAALAGTGADAALVLLVDQPGIGAEAVSRLRAAATSRASLAAASYDGTRGHPVLLGADHWAGVSTDATGDQGARAYLREHREALTLVECADVAEAYDIDTPEDLGRLRGP, from the coding sequence ATGGCTCCAGTTCCTGAGAACCCCCTGGTCACCGGGGTACTGCTCGCCGCCGGAGGCGGCAGACGCCTCGGCGGGCGGCCCAAGGCCCTCCTGACGTACCGGGGCCGCCCCCTGATCGAACACGCGATTCGATCACTGCGCGACGGCGGCTGCGACCGGATCGTGGTGGTGCTGGGTGCCGCCGCCGAAGAGGTGCGGGCCCGAAGCGGGCTCGCCGGATGCGCGGTGACGGTCAATCCGGAGTGGCGTGGGGGCATGGGCGGTTCGCTGCGCGCGGGTCTCGCCGCACTCGCGGGCACCGGTGCGGACGCGGCACTCGTCCTCCTCGTCGACCAGCCGGGCATCGGCGCCGAGGCGGTGTCCCGGCTCCGCGCGGCCGCCACCTCGCGGGCGAGCCTGGCGGCGGCCTCGTACGACGGTACGCGCGGGCATCCGGTACTCCTCGGCGCCGACCACTGGGCGGGAGTGTCGACGGACGCCACCGGCGACCAGGGAGCGCGCGCCTATCTGCGGGAGCACCGGGAGGCGCTCACGCTGGTCGAGTGCGCGGACGTGGCGGAGGCGTACGACATCGACACGCCGGAGGATCTGGGGCGGCTGCGGGGACCCTGA